One Kitasatospora sp. MAP12-44 DNA segment encodes these proteins:
- a CDS encoding phosphonatase-like hydrolase, producing the protein MSSTASTDIRLVVLDMAGTTVADDGLVERAFQAASDALGVEAGSPEHQRMLEHVRATMGESKISVFRHLFGAEDKAQQANVAFEAAYHDLVDAGHCEALPGAAEAIELLRSQGRKVVLTTGFSRPTQDQILKALGWQDIADLTLCPADAGRGRPYPDLALTALLRTGTDAVQQMAVSGDTGYDMLTGVRAGASVVAGVLTGAHDAERLRADGATHVLGSIAELPGVLGA; encoded by the coding sequence GTGAGCAGCACCGCTAGCACCGACATCCGCTTGGTCGTCCTGGACATGGCCGGCACCACCGTCGCCGACGACGGCCTGGTCGAGCGCGCCTTCCAGGCCGCCTCCGACGCGCTGGGCGTCGAGGCCGGCAGCCCCGAGCACCAGCGCATGCTGGAGCACGTCCGGGCCACCATGGGCGAGTCCAAGATCTCCGTCTTCCGCCACCTGTTCGGCGCCGAGGACAAGGCCCAGCAGGCCAACGTCGCGTTCGAGGCGGCCTACCACGACCTGGTCGACGCCGGTCACTGCGAGGCCCTGCCGGGCGCCGCCGAGGCCATCGAGCTGCTCCGCTCGCAGGGCCGCAAGGTCGTCCTCACCACCGGCTTCTCCCGGCCCACCCAGGACCAGATCCTCAAGGCGCTGGGCTGGCAGGACATCGCTGACCTGACGCTCTGCCCGGCCGACGCCGGCCGCGGCCGCCCGTACCCGGACCTCGCGCTGACCGCGCTGCTGCGCACCGGCACCGACGCGGTGCAGCAGATGGCGGTGTCCGGTGACACCGGCTACGACATGCTCACCGGTGTGCGGGCGGGCGCGTCCGTGGTGGCCGGCGTGCTGACCGGCGCGCACGACGCCGAGCGGCTGCGCGCCGACGGCGCCACGCACGTGCTGGGCTCGATCGCCGAGCTGCCGGGCGTGCTCGGGGCGTAG
- a CDS encoding phosphatase PAP2 family protein, with protein MSQVLLAYDGSRIDGGLYTTVTRWAADSPHWLDQLIKVWSDFGLGLFAVLMLWVWWHARRTSSVVMAQVLAAPVLVVVAYAVNSVLKSLVDEVRPCRQIVGSVSLETCPQPTDWSFPSNHSVIAFAAAVALWFVSRRIGRIALVAAVLMAVSRVWIGVHYPHDVVVGALVGTLVALPLARVAGRAAPLVDRARSGPLGALLGAGGGAGGVAA; from the coding sequence ATGAGTCAGGTACTCCTCGCGTACGACGGCAGCCGGATCGACGGCGGCCTCTACACCACGGTCACCCGCTGGGCGGCCGACTCCCCGCACTGGCTGGACCAGCTGATCAAGGTCTGGTCGGACTTCGGCCTCGGCCTCTTCGCGGTCCTGATGCTCTGGGTCTGGTGGCACGCCCGGCGGACCAGCTCGGTGGTGATGGCCCAGGTGCTCGCCGCGCCGGTGCTGGTGGTCGTGGCCTACGCCGTCAACTCGGTCCTCAAGAGCCTGGTGGACGAGGTCCGGCCGTGCCGGCAGATCGTCGGCAGTGTCTCGCTGGAGACCTGCCCGCAGCCCACCGACTGGTCCTTCCCCAGCAACCACTCGGTGATCGCCTTCGCCGCGGCCGTCGCGCTCTGGTTCGTCAGTCGCCGGATCGGCCGGATCGCGCTGGTCGCCGCCGTGCTGATGGCCGTCTCGCGGGTCTGGATCGGCGTGCACTACCCGCATGACGTGGTGGTCGGCGCGCTGGTCGGCACCCTCGTCGCGCTGCCGCTGGCGCGGGTCGCCGGGCGGGCCGCGCCGCTGGTCGACCGGGCGCGCAGCGGGCCGCTGGGCGCGCTGCTGGGAGCCGGGGGCGGGGCCGGGGGCGTCGCGGCCTGA
- a CDS encoding alpha/beta hydrolase translates to MAADVRTAAESERAPIRLPAPDRAVPSGEPVVEEREFSFNGFRYRCRTVRQGRPQTEPVLILGGSSQDRYSWLRYEKRLAPLGSMITVDLPGYGDADFLPAKYGIDFLAAGVRHLLTELAIPRVNLVAVCYGGAIGLRFVQHYPELVERLALVGMTPRIPDDYTAAMERWAAMIESGGQTAVIARELTDRFMSPPGWAPVRRHAAVARLVYQQIAGQDAEQLRKSAEHNTRLMRHEWYRPEPLPVLPGLVVTGEYDTLCTPVMGRQVAGLLASACFTTITESDHLAPVERPDDLADLLARFCTGQSIEGLPYTNPVEHFGTHCQAQY, encoded by the coding sequence ATGGCAGCTGACGTCCGCACTGCTGCGGAGTCGGAGCGCGCGCCGATCCGGCTGCCGGCTCCCGACCGGGCCGTACCCTCCGGTGAACCCGTGGTCGAGGAGCGGGAGTTCAGCTTCAACGGCTTCCGCTACCGCTGCCGCACGGTGCGTCAGGGCCGGCCGCAGACCGAGCCGGTGCTGATCCTCGGCGGCTCCTCCCAGGACCGCTACTCCTGGCTCCGCTACGAGAAACGCCTCGCGCCGCTGGGCTCGATGATCACCGTCGATCTTCCCGGTTATGGTGACGCGGATTTCCTGCCTGCGAAGTACGGAATCGACTTCCTGGCCGCCGGAGTCCGGCATCTGCTGACCGAACTCGCCATCCCCCGCGTCAATCTGGTGGCCGTCTGCTACGGCGGCGCGATCGGGCTGCGCTTCGTCCAGCACTACCCCGAGCTGGTCGAGCGCCTCGCGCTGGTCGGCATGACCCCGCGGATCCCCGACGACTACACGGCAGCGATGGAGCGTTGGGCAGCGATGATCGAGAGTGGCGGCCAGACGGCGGTGATCGCACGGGAGTTGACGGACCGCTTCATGTCCCCGCCAGGCTGGGCCCCGGTCCGGCGGCACGCTGCCGTGGCCCGGCTGGTCTACCAGCAGATCGCCGGCCAGGACGCCGAGCAGCTGCGCAAGTCGGCCGAGCACAACACCCGCCTGATGCGCCACGAGTGGTACCGGCCCGAACCGTTGCCCGTTCTGCCCGGCCTGGTGGTCACCGGCGAGTACGACACCCTCTGCACGCCGGTGATGGGCCGCCAGGTGGCCGGACTGCTGGCGTCCGCGTGCTTCACCACCATCACGGAGTCCGACCACCTGGCCCCCGTCGAGCGCCCCGACGACCTCGCCGACCTGCTTGCCCGCTTCTGCACCGGCCAGTCGATCGAGGGCCTGCCCTACACCAACCCGGTCGAGCACTTCGGTACCCACTGCCAGGCCCAGTACTAG
- a CDS encoding TIGR03364 family FAD-dependent oxidoreductase, producing MRVIVVGAGVLGTMHAWQAVERGHEVVHLEREAEARGASVRNFGLVWVSGRSGGEELATALRARELWERIGERVPALGFRANGSLTAIRTEAELAVAEQALLRDDARARGFRLLDAAETRALNPALRGKLLGALHCERDGAVEPRTAQPALREALLASGRYTFLPGREVREVVGENAVRDDHGQVHTGDVVLLCTGAWLGGLVRELAPELPVRRVRLQMMQTDPLDEPLTTSVADGDSFRYYPAFAGDALEQLKAAQPQPPVAAEHKMQLLMVQRRDGGLTIGDTHEYEHPFSFDVDEAPYEHLAGVAEELLGRPLPRIRRRWAGVYAQCTDTTRVVHRERVRDGVWLVTGPGGRGMTCSPAIAETTAELINL from the coding sequence ATGAGAGTCATTGTCGTAGGAGCAGGCGTGCTCGGGACCATGCACGCATGGCAGGCCGTCGAGCGCGGTCACGAGGTCGTCCACCTGGAGCGCGAGGCGGAGGCGCGCGGCGCGTCCGTACGCAACTTCGGCCTGGTCTGGGTCAGCGGGCGTTCCGGTGGCGAGGAGCTGGCCACCGCGCTGCGGGCGCGCGAGCTGTGGGAGCGGATCGGCGAGCGGGTGCCCGCGCTGGGCTTCCGGGCCAACGGCTCGCTCACCGCAATCCGCACCGAGGCCGAGCTGGCCGTCGCCGAGCAGGCCCTGCTGCGGGACGACGCCCGGGCGCGCGGCTTCCGGCTGCTGGACGCAGCCGAGACCCGCGCCCTCAACCCCGCCCTGCGCGGCAAGCTGCTCGGCGCGCTGCACTGCGAGCGGGACGGCGCCGTCGAGCCGCGCACCGCGCAGCCCGCGCTGCGCGAGGCGCTGCTGGCCAGCGGCCGCTACACCTTCCTGCCCGGGCGCGAGGTCCGCGAGGTGGTCGGCGAGAACGCCGTCCGCGACGACCACGGTCAGGTCCACACCGGCGACGTGGTGCTGCTCTGCACCGGCGCCTGGCTGGGCGGCCTGGTGCGCGAGCTCGCCCCCGAGCTCCCGGTGCGCCGGGTGCGGCTGCAGATGATGCAGACCGACCCGCTGGACGAGCCGCTGACCACCTCCGTCGCCGACGGCGACAGCTTCCGCTACTACCCCGCCTTCGCGGGCGACGCGCTGGAGCAGCTCAAGGCCGCGCAGCCGCAGCCGCCGGTCGCCGCCGAGCACAAGATGCAGCTGCTGATGGTCCAGCGCCGCGACGGCGGGCTCACCATCGGCGACACCCATGAGTACGAGCACCCGTTCTCCTTCGACGTGGACGAGGCGCCGTACGAGCACCTGGCCGGCGTCGCCGAGGAGCTGCTCGGCCGGCCGCTGCCGCGGATCCGCCGCCGCTGGGCCGGGGTGTACGCGCAGTGCACCGACACCACCCGCGTGGTGCACCGCGAGCGGGTGCGCGACGGCGTCTGGCTGGTCACCGGCCCCGGCGGCCGCGGCATGACCTGCTCGCCGGCGATCGCCGAGACCACCGCCGAACTCATCAACCTGTAA